From Pungitius pungitius chromosome 9, fPunPun2.1, whole genome shotgun sequence, one genomic window encodes:
- the ucp1 gene encoding mitochondrial brown fat uncoupling protein 1, which produces MVGLKPSDVPPPLVVKMASAGAAACVADLFTFPLDTAKVRLQIQGEVKGVDGIRYRGVFGTISTMIRTEGPKSVYNGLVAGLQRQVCFASVRIGLYDNVKDLYTGGKDKAGIVARILAGCTTGALAVSFAQPTDVVKVRFQAQVNLDGVARRYSGTMQAYKHIFQNEGVRGLWKGTLPNITRNALVNCTELVTYDLIKEAILKHKLLSDNLPCHFVSAFGAGFVTTVIASPVDVVKTRYMNSPPGQYKSAINCAWTMMTKEGPTAFYKGFVPSFLRLGSWNVVMFVSFEQIKRAMMVTKKRIEDKN; this is translated from the exons ATGGTGGGACTTAAACCCTCAGACGTGCCCCCTCCGCTGGTGGTGAAGATGGCGAGTGCCGGGGCTGCGGCCTGTGTCGCGGACCTCTTCACGTTTCCCCTGGACACGGCCAAAGTCAGACTACAA ATTCAGGGGGAGGTGAAGGGAGTCGACGGCATCCGCTACAGAGGGGTGTTCGGCACGATCAGCACCATGATCCGAACGGAGGGGCCCAAGTCCGTGTACAACGGGCTGGTGGCGGGGCTCCAGAGGCAGGTGTGCTTCGCCTCCGTCAGGATCGGCCTCTACGACAACGTCAAAGATTTATACACCGGTGGCAAAGACA AAGCCGGTATAGTGGCACGGATCCTGGCTGGATGCACCACGGGCGCCTTGGCGGTGTCCTTTGCACAGCCCACGGACGTGGTCAAGGTCCGGTTCCAGGCCCAGGTGAACCTGGACGGTGTGGCTCGCCGGTACAGCGGCACCATGCAGGCCTACAAACACATCTTCCAGAACGAGGGCGTGCGCGGACTCTGGAAAG GCACGCTACCTAACATCACAAGAAATGCCCTGGTCAACTGCACCGAGCTGGTTACATACGACCTGATCAAGGAGGCCATCTTGAAGCACAAACTGCTGTCAG ACAACCTTCCGTGTCATTTTGTATCTGCGTTCGGGGCCGGCTTCGTCACCACGGTGATCGCTTCCCCAGTGGATGTAGTGAAGACCAGATACATGAACTCTCCCCCCGGTCAGTACAAGAGTGCCATCAACTGTGCCTGGACCATGATGACCAAAGAGGGGCCGACGGCTTTCTACAAAGG ATTTGTGCCCTCGTTTCTGAGGTTGGGATCATGGAACGTTGTTATGTTCGTCTCTTTCGAACAAATCAAGAGAGCCATGATGGTCACAAAGAAGAGGATTGAGGACAAAAATTAA